A region of the Fibrobacter sp. genome:
AACTCCACGCTGAAGTGGGCGCAAGCCGTGCCGCTATCGACGCGGGCTATGCCGATCATGACCGTCAGATCGGTCAGACTGGCGTGACGGTTCGTCCGAAGGTCTATATCGCCTGCGGTATCTCCGGTCAGATTCAGCACCTCGCCGGTATGCAGGATTCTGGTATCATCATCTCCGTGAACTCCGACCCGGATGCTCCGATCAACGCTATCGCTGACTACGTGATCAACGGCACCGTCGAAGAAGTCATCCCGAAGATGATTAAGTATTACAAGGCAAACAACAAGTAAGCGCTATGGCAAATTTCTACACAGATCATCCCGAGATTAAATTCAACCTCGAAAGTTCTCCCCTGATGCAGCGCATTGTCGAGCTCAAGGAGCGCGGCTACGCTGACAAGGACAACTTCGACTATGCGCCGGAAGATTTTGCCGACGCTATGGACAACTACAACCGCGTTCTCGAAGTCGCTGGCGACATCACCGCGAACACCATCTTCCCGAATTCCGAAGATGTGGATGCCGAAGGCCCGCACTGTGCCGACGGTCGCGTTCGCTACGCAGCCAAGACCTACGACAACCTGGAAGCCACCCGCAAGGCAGGCCTCAAC
Encoded here:
- a CDS encoding acyl-CoA dehydrogenase family protein, coding for MANFYTDHPEIKFNLESSPLMQRIVELKERGYADKDNFDYAPEDFADAMDNYNRVLEVAGDITANTIFPNSEDVDAEGPHCADGRVRYAAKTYDNLEATRKAGLNGVTMPRRYGGLNFPVTAYTAINEMIATADAGFENIWSLQDCIETLYEFGDDDQRSRFIPRVCAGETMSMDLT